From the genome of Alosa sapidissima isolate fAloSap1 chromosome 14, fAloSap1.pri, whole genome shotgun sequence, one region includes:
- the LOC121681848 gene encoding CBY1-interacting BAR domain-containing protein 2-like isoform X1, which translates to MNSLFSRDSQIKAIESLLNDAEKYLGQCCTTLASYTRKTAKLRDKADVLVRQLNEFASTEDPELRTCINNLAEDMAMVQDYRQAEVERLEARVVTPLKAYGDIVKIKRADLKRFNADRSREMKELQKLEKIRLKNPADRQSISQAEVNAQKATNNANRSTRQIEESIIDFQRQKLEDVKKVFSEFIMVELLFHAKALEVYTHTFQNLETMDIDRDLELFSRRIQVADLPVDNQTLQTVRSTSSIPPYSSRTSPTLRQTADYFTRSQRSTSRRQEDIEDEEDEDEEEYEYESEGPYEEPQTLRESYAAQFSRVRRQT; encoded by the exons ATGAACTCACTTTTCTCAAG AGACTCTCAAATAAAAGCGATAGAATCATTGTTGAATGACGCAGAAAAGTACCTTGGTCAATGTTGCACTACACTCGCCTCGTATACACGAAAGACTGCCAAACTTCGAGACAAAGCTGACGTTCTCGTTAGGCAGCTGAATGAATTTGCAAGCACTGAGGATCCCGAACTTCGAACATGCATCAACAACCTAGCAGAGGACATGGCAATGGTCCAAGACTACAGACAAGCGGAG GTCGAGAGACTAGAAGCGAGAGTTGTCACCCCACTGAAAGCATATGGAGATATAGTGAAAATCAAGCGG GCAGATCTGAAGAGATTCAATGCTGATCGCAGCAGGGAGATGAAAGAGCTACAGAAACTGGAGAAGATCAGACTGAAAAACCCAGCAGACCGACAGAGCATT TCCCAG GCTGAGGTGAATGCACAGAAAGCCACCAACAATGCCAACAGAAGCACCAGGCAGATTGAGGAGTCCATCATTGACTTTCAGAGACAGAAACTAGAGGATGTGAAG AAGGTCTTTTCAGAGTTCATTATGGTCGAGTTGCTCTTCCATGCTAAAGCCCTTGAGGTCTACACCCACACCTTTCAGAATCTTGAGACGATGGATATTGACAGAGACCTTGAG ttGTTCAGCAGGAGGATCCAGGTGGCGGATCTACCCGTGGACAACCAGACACTCCAGACTGTCCGCTCCACCTCTTCAATCCCACCTTACTCCAGCCGTACCTCCCCCACCCTCAGGCAGACAGCCGACTACTTCACCCGA TCACAAAGGAGCACATCACGTCGACAAGAAGACATTGAGGATGAGGAAGACGAGGACGAGGAAGAGTATGAGTATGAGTCAGAGGGGCCGTATGAGGAGCCGCAGACACTGAGGGAATCATACGCTGCACAGTTCTCCAGAGTGCGGAGGCAGACATGA
- the LOC121681848 gene encoding CBY1-interacting BAR domain-containing protein 2-like isoform X2: MNSLFSRDSQIKAIESLLNDAEKYLGQCCTTLASYTRKTAKLRDKADVLVRQLNEFASTEDPELRTCINNLAEDMAMVQDYRQAEVERLEARVVTPLKAYGDIVKIKRADLKRFNADRSREMKELQKLEKIRLKNPADRQSIKVFSEFIMVELLFHAKALEVYTHTFQNLETMDIDRDLELFSRRIQVADLPVDNQTLQTVRSTSSIPPYSSRTSPTLRQTADYFTRSQRSTSRRQEDIEDEEDEDEEEYEYESEGPYEEPQTLRESYAAQFSRVRRQT, from the exons ATGAACTCACTTTTCTCAAG AGACTCTCAAATAAAAGCGATAGAATCATTGTTGAATGACGCAGAAAAGTACCTTGGTCAATGTTGCACTACACTCGCCTCGTATACACGAAAGACTGCCAAACTTCGAGACAAAGCTGACGTTCTCGTTAGGCAGCTGAATGAATTTGCAAGCACTGAGGATCCCGAACTTCGAACATGCATCAACAACCTAGCAGAGGACATGGCAATGGTCCAAGACTACAGACAAGCGGAG GTCGAGAGACTAGAAGCGAGAGTTGTCACCCCACTGAAAGCATATGGAGATATAGTGAAAATCAAGCGG GCAGATCTGAAGAGATTCAATGCTGATCGCAGCAGGGAGATGAAAGAGCTACAGAAACTGGAGAAGATCAGACTGAAAAACCCAGCAGACCGACAGAGCATT AAGGTCTTTTCAGAGTTCATTATGGTCGAGTTGCTCTTCCATGCTAAAGCCCTTGAGGTCTACACCCACACCTTTCAGAATCTTGAGACGATGGATATTGACAGAGACCTTGAG ttGTTCAGCAGGAGGATCCAGGTGGCGGATCTACCCGTGGACAACCAGACACTCCAGACTGTCCGCTCCACCTCTTCAATCCCACCTTACTCCAGCCGTACCTCCCCCACCCTCAGGCAGACAGCCGACTACTTCACCCGA TCACAAAGGAGCACATCACGTCGACAAGAAGACATTGAGGATGAGGAAGACGAGGACGAGGAAGAGTATGAGTATGAGTCAGAGGGGCCGTATGAGGAGCCGCAGACACTGAGGGAATCATACGCTGCACAGTTCTCCAGAGTGCGGAGGCAGACATGA